One window from the genome of Paraneptunicella aestuarii encodes:
- a CDS encoding CsiV family protein, with amino-acid sequence MKLCSALIAATSVFSVNAQAQQKPDWWFDIEVIVFKRNIDGSQLTESFPFALQPIEMQGVRDLLTPYLHPDISRLNKVLPNCYQQESIAFPKQTAPAFSIDESVFEPLTPVDVFPQYHSQASYQEQGMDLRGGRAISNEREEQLNGMSEEERQIQSLQMAFSMPDERPGERPGENPDEVPETAQESSNTIDSGSSSPESFPLKERVQTASYSDNITTSENAQELDEAQEASTPQAIYDAMTFQTEKQQYQLAHWEIPADLGCSFSNNKPRFWLNDVIDPSLANPDLLDYLPLSEIDSIFIESVPNIVDSFNRDDIRSPYLLPASQLALKKLARDINRMRGLETMLHLAWRQPVKFGPQQSPGFRLIAGKNYGNEFAYNGYPMPPEMLSANKQKNTNSHAQEHPREQSSSSTAFLSEEWMSEEDKMLNDIKQALAELDKVELRGADSPQSASILIDIPDMAQNEANKDIWELDGMFRVYLQNIGRTPYLHIDSKLNFRQPMLLQGYQLPERILQAFQPPLELPDEGNGIQSGVTESNSNDNSAMPTQPLYFLKPYHFQQLRRVISRQMHYFDHPMFGMVVQIRRYKIPDFMNE; translated from the coding sequence GTGAAGCTATGCAGCGCACTCATAGCTGCTACCAGTGTATTCTCTGTCAATGCACAAGCGCAGCAAAAGCCTGATTGGTGGTTCGATATTGAAGTCATCGTATTCAAACGCAATATTGATGGCTCGCAACTCACCGAATCTTTTCCTTTTGCATTGCAGCCAATTGAAATGCAAGGTGTGCGTGACTTGCTAACACCTTATTTGCACCCAGATATCAGCCGTCTAAACAAGGTTCTTCCCAATTGCTATCAACAGGAAAGCATCGCATTTCCAAAGCAAACCGCACCAGCATTTAGCATAGACGAAAGCGTATTTGAGCCTTTAACTCCGGTTGATGTATTTCCTCAATATCATTCTCAAGCCTCTTATCAAGAGCAAGGCATGGATCTGCGCGGTGGCAGAGCAATAAGCAATGAAAGAGAAGAGCAACTCAATGGAATGTCTGAAGAAGAGAGGCAAATACAAAGCCTGCAAATGGCTTTTTCTATGCCTGATGAAAGACCAGGTGAAAGACCAGGTGAAAATCCAGATGAAGTGCCAGAAACAGCACAGGAATCAAGTAACACAATAGATTCGGGCTCGTCTTCCCCAGAAAGTTTTCCTCTAAAAGAAAGAGTTCAAACCGCAAGCTACTCAGACAATATCACTACTTCTGAAAACGCTCAGGAACTTGATGAAGCTCAAGAAGCATCTACCCCACAAGCAATTTATGATGCAATGACGTTTCAAACAGAGAAGCAGCAATATCAACTGGCTCACTGGGAGATCCCTGCCGATCTGGGCTGTTCATTTAGCAATAACAAGCCGCGCTTTTGGCTAAATGATGTTATTGATCCCAGCTTGGCAAACCCCGATTTACTGGATTATTTACCTTTATCTGAAATAGACAGCATTTTTATTGAATCAGTACCCAATATTGTTGATAGCTTCAACCGAGACGATATTAGAAGCCCATACTTACTGCCAGCATCACAGTTAGCGCTGAAAAAGCTGGCAAGAGATATAAACCGTATGCGTGGACTAGAAACCATGCTGCATCTGGCATGGCGACAACCGGTTAAGTTTGGCCCACAACAGTCACCCGGGTTTAGATTAATCGCAGGTAAAAACTACGGAAACGAATTTGCTTACAACGGCTATCCCATGCCCCCAGAAATGCTTTCAGCCAACAAGCAGAAAAACACAAACTCTCATGCGCAAGAGCATCCCCGGGAGCAAAGCTCAAGCTCAACAGCGTTTCTGTCAGAAGAATGGATGTCCGAAGAAGATAAGATGCTAAATGACATCAAACAGGCACTGGCAGAACTGGATAAAGTGGAATTAAGAGGTGCAGATAGTCCCCAATCAGCATCTATCCTCATTGATATACCAGACATGGCTCAGAACGAAGCAAACAAAGATATTTGGGAGCTGGACGGCATGTTTAGAGTTTATTTACAAAATATTGGTCGCACGCCGTATTTGCATATCGACAGCAAACTGAACTTCCGTCAGCCCATGTTATTGCAAGGCTATCAGTTGCCAGAGCGCATATTGCAAGCATTTCAGCCTCCTTTAGAGTTACCAGACGAGGGCAACGGCATTCAATCTGGAGTCACTGAAAGCAATTCAAATGACAACTCAGCCATGCCCACTCAACCACTGTACTTCCTGAAGCCTTATCACTTTCAGCAATTGCGTAGAGTGATCAGCCGCCAAATGCACTATTTTGATCACCCCATGTTTGGCATGGTCGTACAAATCAGGCGCTACAAAATCCCTGATTTTATGAATGAGTAA
- the mfd gene encoding transcription-repair coupling factor: MASSIFAPVLPSKAGDHKHWANLKGSSAALAISNTAKSSQRRILLVTADTPSALKLEKEIKFFLQAPVQVFPDWETLPYDNFSPHQDIISQRLETLYHLTQSEPGIFIVPVNTLLQRMAPVDYLGQFLLILKKGQTLNIEQFRRRLEKAGYTHVNQVMAHSEFSIRGSIIDLYPMGSKDPYRIDLFDDEIDSIRIFDPDSQRSQEPVESIRMLPAHEFPTDEAAINRFREQYKQQFDAGLGKGSIFQDVSNRIMPAGIEYYLPLFFEQTATLFDYLPENTLVMMHGDLYHSAEFFWADLNERYEQYRWDPLKPLLPPESLFLRVDQLFEALKQWPRLSLFKDAGEDNAQTINYQIENIGDIGINPQVKVPTIKLQEQLKEWKSTGIRVLFCAESQGRRETLLELLSKANIRPEPVASFNEFVKTHAPIGICIGLVEHSFILHESDGALAFITETELLGHKISQRRLRDKREATDENAVIRNLAELTPGQAVVHLDHGVGRFLGLQTLDVGGIPAEYLTLEYAKSAKLYVPVSSLHLISRYTGGETDHAPLHTLGTETWSKAKQKAAEKIRDVAAQLLDIYAQRAAKPGHAYQLDWDGYRAFSESFPFEETADQQQAISAVLNDMQSPNAMDRLVCGDVGFGKTEVAMRAAYIAASQNKQVAILVPTTLLAQQHYENFVDRFADTALRIDVMSRFRSTKEQNQVLENLANGKVDIVVGTHKLIQKDVKFANLGLVIIDEEHRFGVQQKEKFKSLRAEVDILTLTATPIPRTLNMALSGMRDLSIIATPPAKRLAIKTFVRQKDKQLVREAIMREILRGGQVYFLHNEVDTIEKTANEIAEIVPEAKIGIAHGQMRERELERVMSDFYHQRFNVLVCTTIIETGIDVPSANTIIMDRADHLGLAQLHQLRGRVGRSHHQAYAYLLTPHPKRMTKDAVKRLDAISSLEDLGAGFALATHDLEIRGAGELLGEDQSGQMATIGFSLYMDMLELAVEALKEGKEPSLENVLAKQTEIELRIPALLPEDYIPDVNTRLSQYKKIASCKNMDQLEDVQVELIDRFGLLPDATKNLFKISEMKMLAQQVGIQKIEASQSGGFIEFTQNTKVDPGFIISLIQAQSNIYKLDGPQRLKFKINTDNAEERVKLIGDMLQEFTKQAA; this comes from the coding sequence ATGGCCAGTAGTATTTTCGCGCCTGTACTGCCCTCAAAAGCAGGCGATCATAAGCATTGGGCAAATCTGAAAGGTAGCTCTGCCGCCTTGGCAATAAGCAATACCGCAAAATCCAGTCAACGACGCATTTTGCTGGTCACGGCTGATACACCAAGCGCGCTGAAACTGGAAAAAGAAATCAAATTCTTTTTGCAAGCTCCCGTTCAAGTATTCCCCGATTGGGAAACCCTTCCCTATGATAATTTTTCGCCACATCAGGATATTATTTCTCAGCGTCTGGAAACCCTGTACCACCTGACCCAAAGCGAACCCGGGATCTTTATCGTACCGGTAAATACGCTACTGCAACGCATGGCTCCGGTTGATTATCTCGGGCAATTCCTACTGATACTGAAAAAAGGCCAAACACTTAATATCGAACAATTTCGCAGACGTTTGGAAAAAGCAGGCTATACCCACGTTAATCAGGTTATGGCGCACAGTGAATTCTCCATTCGTGGCAGCATCATCGACCTTTACCCAATGGGTAGCAAAGACCCTTACCGAATTGATTTGTTCGATGATGAAATTGACAGCATTCGTATTTTTGACCCCGACAGTCAACGCTCGCAAGAGCCGGTTGAAAGTATTCGTATGCTCCCGGCACATGAGTTCCCTACAGACGAAGCGGCAATTAATCGCTTCCGTGAGCAATACAAACAACAGTTTGATGCCGGATTAGGAAAGGGCTCTATTTTTCAGGATGTCAGCAACCGCATCATGCCAGCGGGTATCGAATACTACCTGCCACTGTTCTTTGAGCAAACTGCCACCCTGTTCGATTATTTACCTGAAAACACATTAGTGATGATGCATGGTGACTTGTATCACTCTGCTGAATTCTTCTGGGCCGATCTCAATGAGCGCTATGAACAATATCGTTGGGATCCACTCAAACCCTTATTGCCGCCAGAATCTCTCTTTCTGCGTGTCGACCAATTATTCGAAGCATTAAAACAATGGCCTCGGTTGTCCTTGTTTAAAGATGCAGGCGAAGATAATGCTCAAACCATCAACTATCAGATTGAAAATATTGGTGATATTGGCATTAATCCTCAAGTCAAAGTGCCGACCATCAAGTTACAGGAACAGCTTAAAGAATGGAAAAGCACAGGAATCCGAGTGCTGTTTTGTGCCGAATCGCAAGGTCGCAGAGAAACCCTTCTGGAATTATTGAGCAAAGCCAATATTCGACCAGAACCCGTTGCCAGTTTTAATGAATTCGTAAAAACACATGCCCCCATTGGCATATGTATTGGCCTGGTCGAGCACAGTTTTATTCTGCACGAAAGCGACGGAGCTCTGGCCTTTATTACCGAAACCGAGTTGCTAGGACACAAAATAAGTCAACGTCGTTTACGCGATAAACGTGAAGCAACCGATGAAAACGCCGTTATTCGCAACCTGGCAGAACTTACACCGGGACAAGCCGTTGTGCATCTAGATCACGGTGTGGGTCGCTTTTTGGGGTTACAAACACTTGATGTCGGTGGTATCCCAGCAGAATACCTGACTCTGGAATATGCCAAAAGCGCCAAGCTTTACGTTCCTGTAAGCTCACTGCATTTAATCAGTCGATACACAGGCGGCGAAACCGACCATGCTCCTCTGCATACTTTGGGCACAGAAACCTGGTCAAAAGCCAAGCAAAAAGCCGCAGAGAAGATTCGTGATGTGGCGGCACAACTGCTGGATATCTACGCTCAGCGCGCAGCCAAACCGGGGCATGCATATCAATTAGACTGGGATGGCTACCGCGCCTTTAGTGAAAGCTTTCCTTTTGAAGAAACCGCTGATCAACAACAAGCTATCAGCGCCGTACTCAATGACATGCAATCACCCAACGCCATGGACAGACTGGTTTGTGGTGATGTGGGCTTTGGCAAAACCGAAGTGGCTATGCGTGCAGCCTATATAGCCGCCAGCCAGAATAAGCAGGTGGCGATATTAGTCCCTACCACGCTATTAGCCCAACAACACTATGAAAACTTCGTTGATCGCTTCGCAGACACGGCTTTGCGCATTGATGTGATGTCCCGCTTCAGAAGCACCAAAGAACAAAATCAAGTGCTGGAAAACCTGGCTAATGGCAAAGTCGATATTGTGGTAGGTACTCACAAGCTGATCCAGAAAGACGTTAAATTCGCTAATCTGGGCTTGGTGATCATCGACGAAGAACATCGTTTTGGGGTGCAGCAAAAAGAGAAATTCAAATCGCTACGAGCCGAAGTTGACATACTCACCCTCACCGCGACACCCATCCCAAGAACGCTTAATATGGCATTAAGTGGTATGCGTGATTTGTCCATCATCGCGACACCGCCTGCAAAACGCCTTGCAATAAAAACCTTTGTCAGACAAAAAGACAAACAGCTGGTTCGCGAAGCCATTATGCGTGAAATCCTGCGTGGTGGTCAGGTGTACTTCCTGCACAATGAAGTCGACACCATTGAGAAAACCGCCAACGAAATCGCTGAAATCGTACCCGAAGCAAAAATCGGCATAGCTCACGGCCAAATGCGAGAGCGCGAGCTGGAACGGGTTATGTCTGACTTCTACCACCAGCGTTTTAATGTACTGGTGTGTACCACCATTATTGAAACCGGTATCGACGTACCATCCGCTAACACCATCATTATGGACAGAGCCGATCATCTAGGTTTGGCGCAATTACATCAGCTTAGAGGCCGTGTAGGACGATCTCATCACCAGGCTTATGCTTACCTGCTCACGCCTCACCCCAAGCGCATGACCAAAGATGCAGTAAAACGACTGGATGCCATTTCTTCATTGGAAGATTTGGGAGCCGGCTTTGCACTGGCAACACACGATTTGGAAATACGTGGCGCAGGTGAATTATTAGGTGAAGACCAGTCAGGCCAAATGGCGACCATCGGTTTTAGCTTGTATATGGATATGCTGGAACTGGCCGTTGAAGCCCTAAAAGAAGGCAAAGAGCCGAGTTTGGAAAATGTATTGGCGAAGCAAACGGAAATCGAATTACGTATTCCGGCACTGTTACCGGAAGACTATATTCCAGACGTCAATACACGACTGTCGCAATACAAGAAAATTGCCTCCTGCAAGAATATGGATCAATTGGAAGATGTTCAGGTTGAGCTGATTGACCGCTTTGGTTTGTTACCTGATGCCACCAAAAACCTGTTCAAGATCAGTGAAATGAAAATGCTGGCGCAACAGGTAGGTATTCAGAAAATTGAAGCCAGTCAGAGCGGAGGTTTTATTGAATTCACCCAAAATACCAAGGTGGATCCCGGCTTTATCATCAGTTTAATTCAGGCGCAATCCAACATTTACAAACTGGATGGCCCACAACGACTGAAATTTAAAATAAACACGGACAACGCCGAAGAGCGTGTTAAACTTATCGGCGATATGTTACAAGAATTCACTAAACAGGCGGCCTAA
- a CDS encoding PilZ domain-containing protein translates to MENLSLEEKIEKFNEFFTIKHAVNVNAVPVPDDFVLPDEENLTEHMPYAFRIASDIAHIESQALRSLRNLSDHATELAEFLNHQSHKIDLIMSYVLRQEDHSDHQFKSIEFGGSGLTLKSPEAMPVGACYELKLFLDVEASAVFCYGEVIKCEKVETDSVTNIDTDSACDEIPEQYNVSLIYTRIREQDQELLVRASLHLQSKQLRKQPKK, encoded by the coding sequence ACGAATTCTTCACCATCAAACACGCGGTTAATGTAAATGCCGTTCCCGTTCCAGATGATTTCGTTCTTCCCGATGAAGAAAATCTAACCGAGCACATGCCCTACGCATTTCGCATTGCCAGCGATATCGCTCATATTGAATCGCAGGCATTGAGATCGCTCAGAAACCTCAGCGACCACGCCACTGAACTGGCTGAATTTCTCAACCACCAATCACACAAGATTGATCTCATCATGTCCTATGTATTGCGACAGGAAGATCACTCTGATCATCAGTTTAAATCAATTGAGTTTGGCGGCAGTGGGCTCACCCTAAAGTCACCTGAAGCGATGCCTGTTGGCGCATGCTATGAACTCAAACTCTTTTTAGACGTCGAGGCCAGCGCAGTGTTTTGTTACGGTGAAGTGATAAAGTGCGAAAAAGTCGAAACAGACTCAGTTACAAATATTGACACAGATAGCGCTTGCGATGAAATACCAGAGCAATACAATGTGTCGCTCATTTATACCCGCATCCGTGAGCAGGATCAGGAACTGTTGGTAAGAGCGAGCTTACATTTGCAATCAAAACAGTTGCGCAAGCAGCCGAAAAAGTAA